The following nucleotide sequence is from uncultured Roseateles sp..
GCCCCAGATCAATCCGGTCAACGAGCAGATCCGGCTGCGCATGCAGGCGCTGTTCGGCGCCGGCTATGACTACACCTACCTCTATCCCGGCCTGCAGAAGGTGGTACAGGCCGCCGGCCGGGTGATACGCGGCAGCAGCGACCGCGGCGTGGTGCATCTGATCGACGACCGCTTCGGGCGCGCCGAGGTGCAGGCGCTGCTGCCGAGCTGGTGGGAAGTCAGCTAGGGCCCTAGGCAACACATACCCGGTTGCGCCCCTCGGCCTTGGCCCGGTACAGCGACTGGTCGGCACGCCTGAGCGCCGAGACCATGTCGTCATGGGCCGGATCGAGCAGGGTGACACCGCAGCTGATGGTGATCTGGCCGACCTCGGCTATCGTCGTGCCGGCCACCAGCTCGCGCAACTCATCGGCCAGTGCGAGGGCTTGCTCGGCATCGGTGTCGGGCAGCAGGGCCATGAACTCCTCGCCACCCAGCCGGCCCAGCACATCGGAGGCACGCAGACGCTGGCGCATGGTGTCGGCAATCACCTTCAGCGCCCGGTCGCCGGCCTCGTGGCCGAAGCTGTCATTGACGCGCTTGAAGTGGTCGGCGTCTATGGTGACCAGGCTCAGAGGCTGCTGCTTGCGGCGCGCTTGGGCGATCAGCAGCCGCGACTGCTCGTCAAAACCGCGACGGTTCAGCAGCAGGGTCAGCGGGTCCACCAGGGCCAGCCGCGACAGCTCTTCGTTGGCCCGCTCCAGCTCGGCGGTGCGCTGCAGCACGCGCTCTTCCAGCTGATGGTTCAGATCCAGCAGGCGCTGGGTCATGGCCGACAGCGCCCCCGACAGCTGGGCCACCTCGGTGCTGCCGCTGAGCACCGGCATGGCCGCTCCGGGCGCGCCCTGCTCCAGCGCCCGCGCCGACTCGGCGATGCGGGACAGCGGCCGTGTCAGCCGCCCGGCCACCCACCAGGCCAGCAACGCCGACAGCGCCGCCGCCAGCAAACCCACATCGAACACCGTCCAGGCCTGGCTGCGGGCCTGGGCAAAGGCGGTGCTGACCGGCTCGCGCGACACCACCGTCCAACCCAGGTTGCTGATGGTGCTGAGCGGCTTCACCGGCACCACTGCCGTCAGATAGTCCTGGCCATCGTTCCAGCGTGTCACGCCGGCCGGTGCGGCCTTGGGGTCCGCCGGCGCCGGGGGCACGGTCTGCTGCCGGGCCAGTTGCTGGGCCAGAGTGCCGGCGGGCGCATAAATCATTTTGCCGCCACGATCGAAGATGAAGGTTTCCAGCTGGCGCTCTGCGGCATTGCCGGGGGCCAGGCTTTGCACCATCTGGTCGGCCCATTGCCAGCTGCCATGGGTGACCAGCACGCCTAGCCATTTGCCATCGACGCGGATCGGCGCGGCAAAGTCGACAAAGCGCAGCGGTTCGCCATTGGGCAGCGGCGGCAACGAGGCCGCCAGCATCTTCGCGGGATGCACGTCACCGACGTAGATGCCCTTGCTGCCGGGCTCGAACCAGGGCCGGTCGCTGGCATTGCGCCCCACCATCAGGCCGCCGGTGGCGGCGCGGACCTGGCCGCTGCCATCGGCCACGCCGATCCAGGTGTTCCAGGGATTGCTGGCCTGGCTGCGTGCCAGCGCAGCCTTGACCGTGGCCGACTCCAGTCCTTGCAGCCACAGTTCCTGGGCCTGCGCCAGCACCTGCACCTCGCGGCTGCGGCTGTCCAGCTCCTCGGCCAGCACCTGGGCGGCGCTTTGCGCCACCACCTGCAGGGCCTGCCCCTCATCGCGCCGGATCTGCTGCGTCAGCATCGCCGACAGGCCCCAGGACAGCGAGATCGAGAGAACCACCACCAACAAGCCGAATACCAGGGCGGTCTGGGTTCTGAGACTGTGCGAAGCGCGGATCATGGGGGGCGAGATTACGACCAAAACTGGGGGGCAACAGCGCGACAAACCCCAAGTCGGCGCCGGAGGGAGTAAAAACGGTATTCGTTCGCAACCCGCTAGGAGCACCCATGAGCAAAACCCATCGCGTCGCCGTTGTCGTCGGCAGCCTGCGCAAGGATTCGATCAACCGCAAGCTGGCCCTGGCGCTGGCCGCACTGGCACCGGCCAGCCTGAAGCTGGAGATCGCCGAGATCGGCGCGCTGCCGCTGTACAACCAGGACGACGACGCCAGCCCTCCGCCGGCCTCGGTGGCCTTCAAGCAGCAGATCCTGGCCGCCGACGCAGTGCTCTTCGTCACACCCGAATACAACCGCTCGGTGCCGGGCGTGCTGAAGAACGCCATCGACATCGCTTCGCGCCCCTACGGCCAGAGCGCCTGGAACGGCAAGCCGGCGGCGGTGGTGACGCTGTCGCCCGGCGCCATCGGCGGCTTCGGTGCCAACCACCATCTGCGCCAATCGCTGGTGTTCCTGAACATGCCGACCCTGCAGCAGCCCGAGGCCTATCTCGGCGGCGGCGCAGACCTGTTCGACGACGCCGGCGCAATCAAGAAGCCCGACACCCAGGCCTTCCTGGAGAAGTTCATGGCGACGTTCGGGCAGTGGGTGGATCGCAACTCCTGAGCCTTGCGGGTTGGACCTTGCCGATCCCGGCGAGCTCCGCCCCCAATTGACTGGGTCTTGTGACTCAGGCGTCGAGATCCTGGTGCAGGCACAGGATATTGCCCTCGGTGTCCTCGAACCAGGCCGCCTTCTCGGCGCCGAGCACGCAGACATGCTCGACGGTCTTGAAGTCGGGAAAGTCGTAGTCGGCGAAACGGACACCGCGGGCCTTCAACGCCGCAATGCTGGCAGCGATGTCGTCGACGCGAAAGCTCAGGGCCGTGTGTTCGGCCTTGGTGCCCTCGGGTTTGGGAAACAGCGCCAGCTCGGTGCCGCCGCAGCGGTAGACGAACTTGCCGTCGGGCTTGGCCAGGCCGGCCTTCAGGCCCAGGCCCTGCTCGTAGAACTGCCGGGCACGGGCCAGATCCTTGACCGGCAGCATGCAGGTCACCTGCGCGTCGTTCAGTGCGTTCATCACGGACCTCCGGCCGCACGAAGTGGCGGCCCGAGTCCAGTTTTAGGCGATGGGCGCGGCTTGCGCCATCGCGCGCACCGTCACTTGACGGCCATATCGTCGGCCGTCTGTGCAAACACGATCTCGACCCGGCGGTTCATCTGGCGACCCGAGGCGGTGTCATTGCTGGCCACCGGCATGGCCTCGCCATGGGCCTGGGTGCTCAAGCGATCTGAGGACACGCCCAGGCTCACCAGGGCCATCTTGACCGCGCCGGCGCGGCGCTCCGACAGGGCCTGGTTGGCAGCCTCGCCGCCCATGCTGTCGGTATAGCCTTCGATCGAGGCCGAGCGCTGCGGATTGCGCTTGAAGAAGTCGGCCAGCTTGCTCATATTGCCGCTGCTGGTGGGCAGCAACTGGGATTTGCCGCTGTCGAACAGCACATCGCCCAGGGTCACGACCATGCCCTTGTCGGTCTTCTTGGCATTCAGCGCCTGCAACTGCATCTCCAGATCACTGACGCGGGCGTCGCGCCGGGCCACGCGGGCCTGGTCGCGCTGTGCGGCGGCATCGGCGGCGGCCAGCTCGGCGGTCTTCTGCACATTGGCCTGCTGAGCCACGGCCAGCTTCTGCTGCGCCATGTCGACCTCGTTGGTGCGCACCGCCAAACGCAGCTTGTCGCGTTCGGCGGCGGCTCCGGCGGTGACGGCCTGCGCGGCCTTGGACGTTGCGGTCTCCTGCGCAATCACGGCACGCTGGTTCGCCATATAGGCCAGGTGATCGACGCGGTAGCTCTTGTCGCCCGCGGTCCAGGCCTGGTCGGCCATGCGCAGGGAATCATTGGCACGCTTCAGTTCATCGGGCGCCAGGGCCGCCACTTGCGGGTCACTGCTGGCCGCGGCAACGCGGCCCCGAGCCGACTCAAGTTCGCCGTTGCGAGCGGGCACGGAACTGCAGGCGGCCAGGGCGGCGGCCACGGTGGCAAGAAGGATCAAGCGGGTCTTCATAGGGAGCTCCTGGTCCGCTGCGGCAGGGCCGCAACAGACGGTATGGGGTGTAGCGCGTGGTTTAGCGCGGGGCCTTGCGGCTGATTTCTTCGCGCAGCACGCGGGCGGCGTCCTGCGATTCCTGGGCGGCCTTGCGCGAGCGGGTCGACTGCGCATGCAGCTCGGCCACCTGGGCATCGACCTGGGCCTGCTCGGCCAGCCGGCTGGCACGGTCGAAGTCCTTGGCCGCCACCGCCTCGCGGGCGCTGGCCAGCTTGGCGATCGCCACCTGCAGCTCACCCGGCGCGCCTTCGACGGTGCTGCTGTTATTGGCCTGCTGCACGGCAGCCTCGGCGACCGCCATCTGCGCGGTGGGCATGGGTGCGTTGCTGGCGCAGCCGCCCAGCAGCAGCGCGGCAGACGCGGCGAGCGTCAGACCCAGCGCAGTGGCGCTGGCGGGAATCAGGTGTCGGATGCTCATGTCGTTTCCTTGGACTATGGTTCAGGTCCAAGTCTTGCCGGTCAGCATCACCCTGTCTGTCTGGCAGCGCACACACGCGCAAACAGGAACCGATCGGGTCAGGTCGCCACCGTGGCCGGCAGCAGCCGGTCATATTCGGTCTTGACCACCGCATAGCACTCGCAGGCGCGGCGCTCCAGGCCCTGGCGATCCAGC
It contains:
- a CDS encoding DUF4398 domain-containing protein, with translation MSIRHLIPASATALGLTLAASAALLLGGCASNAPMPTAQMAVAEAAVQQANNSSTVEGAPGELQVAIAKLASAREAVAAKDFDRASRLAEQAQVDAQVAELHAQSTRSRKAAQESQDAARVLREEISRKAPR
- a CDS encoding OmpA family protein, with amino-acid sequence MKTRLILLATVAAALAACSSVPARNGELESARGRVAAASSDPQVAALAPDELKRANDSLRMADQAWTAGDKSYRVDHLAYMANQRAVIAQETATSKAAQAVTAGAAAERDKLRLAVRTNEVDMAQQKLAVAQQANVQKTAELAAADAAAQRDQARVARRDARVSDLEMQLQALNAKKTDKGMVVTLGDVLFDSGKSQLLPTSSGNMSKLADFFKRNPQRSASIEGYTDSMGGEAANQALSERRAGAVKMALVSLGVSSDRLSTQAHGEAMPVASNDTASGRQMNRRVEIVFAQTADDMAVK
- a CDS encoding VOC family protein, which encodes MNALNDAQVTCMLPVKDLARARQFYEQGLGLKAGLAKPDGKFVYRCGGTELALFPKPEGTKAEHTALSFRVDDIAASIAALKARGVRFADYDFPDFKTVEHVCVLGAEKAAWFEDTEGNILCLHQDLDA
- a CDS encoding diguanylate cyclase, with the protein product MVVLSISLSWGLSAMLTQQIRRDEGQALQVVAQSAAQVLAEELDSRSREVQVLAQAQELWLQGLESATVKAALARSQASNPWNTWIGVADGSGQVRAATGGLMVGRNASDRPWFEPGSKGIYVGDVHPAKMLAASLPPLPNGEPLRFVDFAAPIRVDGKWLGVLVTHGSWQWADQMVQSLAPGNAAERQLETFIFDRGGKMIYAPAGTLAQQLARQQTVPPAPADPKAAPAGVTRWNDGQDYLTAVVPVKPLSTISNLGWTVVSREPVSTAFAQARSQAWTVFDVGLLAAALSALLAWWVAGRLTRPLSRIAESARALEQGAPGAAMPVLSGSTEVAQLSGALSAMTQRLLDLNHQLEERVLQRTAELERANEELSRLALVDPLTLLLNRRGFDEQSRLLIAQARRKQQPLSLVTIDADHFKRVNDSFGHEAGDRALKVIADTMRQRLRASDVLGRLGGEEFMALLPDTDAEQALALADELRELVAGTTIAEVGQITISCGVTLLDPAHDDMVSALRRADQSLYRAKAEGRNRVCVA
- a CDS encoding NAD(P)H-dependent oxidoreductase encodes the protein MSKTHRVAVVVGSLRKDSINRKLALALAALAPASLKLEIAEIGALPLYNQDDDASPPPASVAFKQQILAADAVLFVTPEYNRSVPGVLKNAIDIASRPYGQSAWNGKPAAVVTLSPGAIGGFGANHHLRQSLVFLNMPTLQQPEAYLGGGADLFDDAGAIKKPDTQAFLEKFMATFGQWVDRNS